The proteins below are encoded in one region of Euzebyales bacterium:
- a CDS encoding phosphoglycerate kinase, producing the protein MPTLDDLAPRGRRVLVRADLNVPLDDGRVTDDLRLEASLPTIRALRDAGARVILMSHLGRPKGEVREDLRLAPVAARLGELLGATVAAASDTVGDNAHAVIDGLRDGDVAVLENLRFDPREKANDETFARELASLGDAYVNDAFGAAHRAHASVVGVPAVLRPAVAGQLLRREVETLSRLLGQPDKPFVAILGGAKVSDKLGVIDNLLRRVDHLLIGGAMCFTFLRAAGTAVGASRVEEDQLDTVANLISEAGDRLHLPTDIVAASEFSADAEHERVAADAIPDGWMGLDIGPDTVAAFRDVIADARTLVWNGPMGVFEWEAFAEGTNGVARAVADCDGFTVIGGGDSAAAVRSMGFADRVGHISTGGGASLEFLEGVELPGVAALRQS; encoded by the coding sequence CTGCCGACGCTCGACGACCTCGCACCGCGGGGCCGCCGCGTGCTGGTGCGTGCCGACCTGAACGTTCCGCTCGATGACGGCCGGGTCACCGACGACCTGCGGCTCGAGGCCTCACTGCCGACCATCCGCGCCCTGCGGGACGCGGGCGCCCGCGTCATCCTGATGAGTCACCTGGGGCGACCCAAGGGCGAGGTGCGCGAGGACCTGCGCCTGGCGCCGGTCGCCGCGCGGCTCGGCGAGCTGCTCGGCGCCACCGTCGCCGCGGCGTCGGACACGGTGGGCGACAACGCCCACGCGGTCATCGACGGTCTGCGCGACGGCGACGTCGCCGTGCTTGAGAACCTGCGCTTCGATCCGCGCGAGAAGGCCAACGACGAGACGTTCGCGCGCGAGCTCGCGTCGCTGGGTGATGCGTACGTCAACGACGCGTTCGGCGCGGCGCACCGTGCGCACGCCAGCGTCGTCGGCGTGCCCGCTGTGCTGCGGCCGGCCGTCGCCGGCCAGCTGCTGCGCCGCGAGGTCGAGACGCTGTCGCGGCTGCTGGGTCAGCCCGACAAGCCGTTCGTCGCCATCCTCGGCGGGGCGAAGGTATCCGACAAGCTCGGGGTCATCGACAACCTCCTGCGACGCGTCGATCACCTGTTGATCGGCGGCGCGATGTGCTTCACCTTCCTGCGCGCGGCGGGCACCGCCGTCGGAGCGAGCCGGGTGGAGGAGGATCAGCTCGACACGGTCGCCAACCTGATCTCCGAGGCCGGCGACCGTCTGCACCTGCCGACCGACATCGTCGCTGCCTCCGAGTTCTCGGCCGACGCCGAGCACGAGCGGGTGGCGGCCGACGCCATCCCCGACGGGTGGATGGGCCTCGACATCGGACCCGACACGGTGGCGGCGTTCCGCGACGTCATCGCCGACGCCCGGACGCTCGTGTGGAACGGGCCTATGGGCGTCTTCGAGTGGGAGGCGTTCGCGGAGGGCACCAACGGCGTCGCCCGTGCTGTCGCCGACTGCGACGGGTTCACCGTCATCGGCGGGGGCGACAGTGCGGCCGCTGTGCGCTCGATGGGCTTCGCCGACCGCGTGGGTCACATCTCCACCGGCGGTGGCGCCTCGCTCGAGTTCCTCGAGGGCGTCGAGCTTCCAGGCGTCGCGGCCCTGCGCCAGTCGTAG
- the tpiA gene encoding triose-phosphate isomerase, with product MARTPLLAGNWKMHKDHLEAIQLVQQLVYHLDEQDYDRSEIVVIPPFTALRSIQTLIEGDRLAIGLGAQNCHYEDAGAFTGEVSPPMLAKLTVRYVVCGHSERRHVFGEDDETVNRKVRAVLAHGMRPILCVGETDDEREAGQAKDVVARHVQRGLEGVTGAQADDVVIAYEPVWAIGTGKTATPSDANEMCGFARSQVADVLGTDAGATVRVQYGGSVKPGNVAELMSRDEIDGALVGGASLTADDFAAICRFHRL from the coding sequence ATGGCGCGCACGCCGCTGCTCGCGGGCAACTGGAAGATGCACAAGGACCACCTCGAGGCGATCCAGCTCGTGCAGCAGCTCGTCTACCACCTGGACGAGCAGGACTACGACCGCTCTGAGATCGTCGTCATCCCGCCGTTCACCGCGTTGCGCAGCATCCAGACGCTGATCGAGGGCGACCGCCTCGCGATCGGCCTCGGTGCACAGAACTGCCACTACGAGGACGCGGGCGCGTTCACGGGCGAGGTCAGCCCACCGATGCTCGCCAAGCTCACCGTCCGCTACGTCGTGTGCGGCCACTCGGAACGGCGCCACGTGTTCGGTGAGGACGACGAGACGGTGAACCGCAAGGTGCGCGCCGTCCTCGCCCACGGCATGCGGCCGATCCTGTGCGTGGGCGAGACCGACGACGAGCGTGAAGCGGGGCAGGCCAAGGACGTCGTCGCGCGACACGTCCAGCGCGGTCTCGAGGGTGTGACCGGCGCGCAGGCCGACGACGTCGTGATCGCCTACGAGCCGGTGTGGGCCATCGGTACCGGCAAGACGGCGACCCCATCGGACGCCAACGAGATGTGTGGCTTCGCGCGGTCACAGGTGGCGGACGTGCTCGGCACCGATGCCGGTGCGACTGTGCGGGTGCAGTACGGGGGCAGCGTGAAGCCGGGCAACGTGGCCGAGCTGATGAGCCGGGACGAGATCGACGGTGCGCTGGTCGGGGGAGCGAGTCTCACCGCGGACGATTTCGCCGCCATCTGCCGCTTCCACCGGCTGTAG
- a CDS encoding BlaI/MecI/CopY family transcriptional regulator: MAKRRSQLQGLLGPLETDVMETVWSLGDTTVRDVHEALAQRRDLAYTTVMTTMARLASKGLLARDTSGLAHRYHATISRDEYARSTVTSVVDWLVDRFPEPAMSYFMQVVEDEGAAGSTDDLRRRIEQLRSQEE; this comes from the coding sequence ATGGCCAAGCGCCGATCCCAACTGCAGGGGTTGCTCGGACCGCTCGAGACAGATGTCATGGAGACCGTGTGGAGTCTCGGCGACACGACGGTCCGCGATGTGCACGAGGCGCTGGCGCAACGCCGTGACCTGGCCTACACGACCGTCATGACGACGATGGCGCGGCTGGCCTCGAAGGGCCTGCTGGCCCGTGACACGTCCGGTCTGGCCCACCGCTACCACGCGACGATCTCGCGCGACGAGTACGCGAGGTCGACGGTGACGTCGGTTGTCGACTGGCTCGTCGACCGCTTCCCCGAGCCCGCCATGAGCTACTTCATGCAGGTGGTGGAGGACGAGGGTGCCGCGGGATCGACCGATGACCTGCGTCGGCGGATCGAGCAGTTGCGCAGCCAGGAGGAGTAG
- a CDS encoding M56 family metallopeptidase, which translates to MPDGAGGFFLFLFESFAARALLGSLVAVLLVEVLLRRDVVRSVIGRRLLLVMPFVAAAVLAVVSADNGFLPNVWIDTDRLVGAGALMDVLGDVQRIGGSVDLLVAGYLLVVGLMITRRLAGVVRVHALRRRSPLAPPRIRRRALTLAVQAGITPPQIRLRARCPGGAFTAGIRRPWIAVDPDLLATLDEAELDALLAHEMAHIRRRDPLLTLLTGLSRDVTFFLPGLHLATCWLRREQEEAADDLAARCTRRPGALASTILKVWESQTAGRRVVGACAAVSSTVQWPGLGLGRTTQPHVVVRVQRLISPPHGLSHRPRRRDVGLSVTVLTVAVMIGLLLPAWTARLLHNDGVLLQVLPSPSSATTESPAFATFRATAPVAGVTQRSRSAASAVADVTDDGLLCPCIESTAQLRAGTHATAGAAPSHLVWAGDGQRAWELQKLHDRARLRVDDELITFRGGMREVGFFTVSRNATER; encoded by the coding sequence GTGCCGGACGGGGCGGGAGGGTTCTTCCTCTTCCTCTTCGAGTCATTCGCGGCGCGGGCGCTGCTCGGGTCGCTGGTGGCCGTGCTGCTGGTCGAGGTCCTCCTGCGCCGCGACGTCGTGCGCAGCGTGATCGGTCGGCGACTCCTGCTGGTCATGCCGTTCGTCGCGGCCGCGGTGCTCGCGGTCGTCTCGGCCGACAACGGGTTCCTCCCCAACGTCTGGATCGACACGGACCGACTGGTCGGTGCGGGCGCGCTGATGGACGTCCTGGGCGACGTGCAACGCATCGGTGGCAGCGTCGACCTGCTCGTCGCCGGCTATCTGCTGGTCGTCGGTCTGATGATCACACGGCGGCTTGCCGGGGTCGTGCGCGTGCACGCGCTGCGACGCCGCAGCCCGTTGGCGCCCCCGCGGATCCGCCGCCGTGCGCTGACGCTCGCCGTGCAGGCCGGCATCACACCCCCGCAGATCCGGCTGCGTGCCCGGTGCCCGGGCGGTGCGTTCACGGCGGGCATCCGGCGCCCGTGGATCGCGGTCGACCCCGACCTGCTGGCCACGCTCGACGAGGCCGAGCTCGACGCGCTGCTGGCACACGAGATGGCCCACATCCGGCGGCGCGACCCGTTGCTGACGCTGCTGACGGGGCTCAGCCGGGACGTGACGTTCTTCCTGCCGGGACTGCACCTGGCGACGTGCTGGCTGCGGCGGGAGCAGGAGGAGGCCGCTGACGATCTTGCGGCGCGGTGCACCCGGCGTCCCGGCGCACTGGCATCGACCATCCTCAAGGTGTGGGAGTCGCAGACCGCGGGCAGGCGCGTGGTCGGCGCGTGCGCTGCAGTGTCGTCGACGGTGCAGTGGCCGGGCCTGGGGCTCGGCCGGACCACGCAGCCGCACGTCGTCGTGCGGGTCCAGCGCCTCATCTCGCCACCGCACGGCCTGAGCCACCGCCCGCGGCGCCGCGACGTGGGCCTGTCGGTCACGGTGCTCACGGTCGCGGTGATGATCGGACTGCTCCTTCCGGCGTGGACGGCCAGGCTCCTGCACAACGACGGCGTCCTGCTGCAGGTGCTGCCGTCGCCCTCGTCGGCGACGACCGAGTCGCCCGCGTTCGCCACCTTCCGTGCGACCGCGCCCGTCGCCGGGGTCACGCAGCGGTCGCGGTCCGCGGCCTCCGCCGTCGCCGACGTCACCGACGACGGCCTGCTGTGCCCGTGCATCGAGTCGACCGCTCAACTGCGTGCCGGCACGCACGCGACTGCGGGCGCCGCCCCGTCGCACCTGGTGTGGGCCGGCGATGGACAGCGGGCGTGGGAGCTGCAGAAGCTCCACGACCGCGCCAGGCTGCGTGTGGACGACGAGCTGATCACCTTCCGCGGCGGCATGCGTGAGGTCGGGTTCTTCACGGTCAGCCGCAACGCGACCGAACGCTAG
- the secG gene encoding preprotein translocase subunit SecG: MLTGIIIGVHILVSLLLVLFILLKSGRGGGLSDMFGGGAMNTMSGSTVVERNLDRLTVITAVVFMMTTILLSLRLT; the protein is encoded by the coding sequence ATGCTGACCGGCATCATCATCGGAGTCCACATCCTGGTCTCCCTGCTCCTCGTGTTGTTCATCCTGCTGAAGTCCGGGCGGGGTGGCGGCCTGTCCGACATGTTCGGCGGGGGGGCCATGAACACGATGAGCGGGTCGACCGTCGTGGAACGCAACCTGGACCGGCTCACGGTGATCACCGCCGTGGTCTTCATGATGACCACCATCCTGCTGAGCCTTCGCCTGACCTGA
- a CDS encoding ABC transporter substrate-binding protein codes for MCCVALVILLTGCDTTGETDAVTPSASPSASPPPVAGAPVGGTLRWAIARPSAIGPTDAADDAAILIVDMLFDSLTAVAVDGTVRPRAAVRWRSADDGRTWRFTLRRGARYHDGTPVRPEDFAVSWGRTVARGVTGSHLQDVEGYRAVRAGRATRLAGVRALDDVTLEVRLNRPAMDLPALVAHPTLAPVPRGRGGAGRFARNPVGNGPYRMTEPWRSGAFIRVERDRRWRNGPRDSSAAHVGEIVFRIIDADGAYVAFQQGRIDVAPVPAGALRQAQRAYGSAEHGEGPGVVDNPLPALYFLAFAVDSPPWNDPDVRRALSRAIDRQALVDDQRDLALDPAYWIVPPALARIDRPACDSCMHLPSLATAAFRDAGVGEITLTIDSGAGHEQVAEQIRRDLADAGVTLTVRALPFEEYLSAMESGSLGLYRFGWRAQHPTAGSMLEAIVRSGAPWEPGDGANYGGYADARVDALLDRARREDSALERERLWARAEGRALRDQAVVPLFSLRQRTVVGARVRDLTITPWGTATPERVRLVAEPDIES; via the coding sequence GTGTGCTGCGTCGCGCTGGTCATCCTGCTGACCGGCTGCGACACCACGGGGGAGACGGACGCCGTCACCCCGTCCGCGTCGCCGTCCGCCAGTCCTCCACCTGTCGCGGGCGCTCCCGTCGGCGGGACACTGCGCTGGGCCATCGCACGGCCGTCGGCGATCGGGCCGACGGACGCCGCAGACGACGCCGCCATCCTCATCGTCGACATGCTCTTCGATTCGCTGACCGCCGTCGCCGTCGACGGCACCGTACGTCCGCGCGCGGCGGTGCGGTGGCGGTCCGCCGACGACGGCCGAACCTGGCGGTTCACGCTCCGCCGCGGCGCCCGCTATCACGACGGCACACCGGTGCGTCCCGAGGACTTCGCCGTGTCGTGGGGACGCACCGTGGCGCGCGGCGTGACCGGGTCCCACCTGCAGGACGTCGAGGGCTACCGCGCGGTGCGAGCGGGCCGCGCCACGCGGCTGGCCGGTGTCCGGGCGCTCGACGACGTCACGCTGGAGGTGCGGCTGAACCGGCCCGCGATGGACCTGCCGGCCCTCGTCGCCCATCCCACGCTCGCGCCGGTCCCACGGGGCCGAGGCGGCGCAGGTCGGTTCGCCCGCAACCCCGTCGGCAACGGCCCGTACCGCATGACCGAGCCGTGGCGAAGCGGCGCGTTCATCCGCGTGGAACGCGACCGGCGGTGGCGCAACGGACCACGGGACTCCTCGGCGGCACACGTCGGTGAGATCGTCTTCCGCATCATCGACGCCGACGGGGCCTATGTCGCGTTCCAGCAGGGGCGCATCGATGTCGCACCCGTGCCGGCCGGCGCCCTCCGGCAGGCGCAGCGGGCCTATGGTTCCGCCGAGCATGGGGAAGGTCCGGGTGTCGTCGACAATCCACTGCCGGCGCTGTACTTCCTGGCCTTTGCGGTCGACAGTCCGCCGTGGAACGATCCTGACGTACGCCGCGCGTTGAGCCGGGCCATCGACCGTCAGGCACTGGTCGACGACCAGCGCGACCTGGCCCTGGATCCGGCGTACTGGATCGTGCCTCCGGCGCTCGCCCGCATCGACAGGCCGGCGTGTGACTCGTGCATGCACCTGCCGTCGCTCGCGACGGCGGCGTTCCGGGACGCGGGCGTCGGCGAGATCACCCTGACGATCGACAGTGGCGCCGGGCACGAGCAGGTGGCGGAGCAGATCCGTCGGGATCTGGCCGACGCGGGTGTGACGCTGACCGTGCGCGCGCTGCCGTTCGAGGAGTACCTGAGCGCGATGGAGTCGGGCAGCCTCGGGCTGTACCGGTTCGGATGGCGAGCTCAGCATCCGACCGCCGGAAGCATGCTCGAGGCGATCGTGCGCTCCGGCGCGCCGTGGGAGCCAGGTGACGGCGCCAACTACGGGGGCTACGCCGATGCGCGCGTCGACGCCCTGCTCGACCGGGCACGCCGGGAGGACTCGGCACTCGAACGTGAGCGTCTCTGGGCGCGGGCCGAGGGCCGGGCGCTGCGGGACCAGGCCGTGGTGCCGCTGTTCAGCCTCCGCCAGCGGACCGTCGTCGGCGCGCGTGTGCGTGACCTGACGATCACACCGTGGGGGACCGCGACGCCCGAGCGTGTGCGGCTCGTCGCCGAACCCGACATCGAGTCCTGA